The following are from one region of the Acanthopagrus latus isolate v.2019 chromosome 2, fAcaLat1.1, whole genome shotgun sequence genome:
- the ttc9b gene encoding tetratricopeptide repeat protein 9B — protein MHSTLLRSSPTKHTFVSEHHGPLQPLSLREMEAKQHQIKSLKSYPETGGRSLAAAAGGGGGDGGGYRAGSAEMEMEAKIQKAIDFKAEGHRCYKEKKFREAIGKYHRALLQLKGVHVVDGTTGSEVNLLTQAAAKLTEEQRRAVESTEIECYDSLTACLLQSELVNYERVKEYCLKVLSHQRDHFKAMYRAGIAFYHLGDYECALRYLRDAKNREPTDTNVLRYIQLTEMKMSKSGQRERESGKETQG, from the exons ATGCACAGCACGCTGCTCCGGTCCTCCCCGACAAAACACACATTCGTGTCCGAGCACCATGGCCCGCTCCAGCCGCTTTCATTGAGAGAAATGGAAGCCAAACAGCACCAGATAAAGAGCCTAAAGAGCTACCCAGAGACAGGTGGCCGGAGCCTGGCAGCGGCcgccggaggaggaggaggcgacgGCGGCGGGTATCGTGCCGGCTCGGCcgagatggagatggaggcgAAGATCCAGAAAGCCATCGACTTCAAGGCGGAGGGTCACCGCTGCTACAAGGAGAAGAAATTTCGGGAAGCGATCGGCAAGTACCACCGGGCGCTGCTGCAACTCAAAGGGGTGCATGTGGTCGACGGGACGACGGGCTCCGAGGTCAACCTGCTCACCCAAGCCGCCGCCAAGCTGACCGAGGAGCAGCGGAGAGCCGTGGAGAGCACCGAGATCGAGTGCTACGACAGCCTGACAG CGTGTCTGTTGCAGTCAGAGCTGGTAAACTACGAGAGGGTGAAGGAGTACTGTCTGAAGGTGCTGAGCCACCAGAGGGACCACTTCAAGGCCATGTACCGAGCCGGCATCGCCTTCTATCACCTGGGAGACTATGAGTGTGCCCTGCGCTACCTGCGTGACGCCAAGAACCGCGAACCCACAG ACACCAACGTGCTGCGGTACATCCAGCTGACAGAGATGAAGATGAGCAAGAGCGGACAGCGGGAGCGAGAGAGCGGCAAAGAGACCCAGGGCTAA
- the c2h19orf47 gene encoding uncharacterized protein C19orf47 homolog isoform X2, whose protein sequence is MASVTTATSEWIQFFKDAGIPAGLAVTYAVSFVDNRISKNMLMDLSKDIMMDLGITVIGDIIAILKHAKQVYRQDMCKMATEAISSGQTSVQAELRRTANTPATRMIANALSHDSPPATPARRPDNRLSVTVSNMQANKSGKAVVSQPADEGNGLPGVKRRRVTAEMEGFKRTSVFERLGAESKADTTTSNNKPTGVFSRLDRRGEEEKPGKMSGNMDVEDEDDSDGEGSVLQYAGVLKRPPPSQKKEPAAKPAPTTLRRLGGKFKLPPSDTPTSSSSNGLPPAKISVLQRLGKLPATHQGKAVSLTPAATQDNRVTTSTRARAQERLTIASPKVTSSTGAGAAAALAAAAGGGGGGGEPVGAQMDVRAISVFKRLGNKKT, encoded by the exons CCACCTCAGAGTGGATTCAGTTTTTTAAGGATGCTGGGATCCCAGCCGGCCTCGCAGTCACTTATGCAGTCTCCTTCGTTGACAACAG GATCAGCAAAAACATGCTGATGGATCTCAGTAAAGACATCATGATGGACCTCGGCATCACAGTCATAGGCGACATCATTGCCATTCTTAAACATGCCAAGCAGGTCTACAGGCAG GACATGTGCAAAATGGCCACAGAGGCCATCTCCTCAGGACAGACCAGTGTTCAAGCTGAGCTCAGAAGAACTGCCAATACTC cTGCCACTCGTATGATTGCCAACGCTTTGAGCCATGACTCCCCGCCGGCCACTCCAGCCCGTCGACCTGACAACCGTCTGTCCGTCACTGTGTCCAACATGCAAGCAAACAAGAGTGGCAAAGCAG TTGTAAGTCAGCCGGCAGATGAGGGGAACGGTTTGCCAGGAGTGAAGCGCCGACGTGTGACCGCTGAGATGGAAG GTTTTAAACGCACCTCTGTGTTTGAAAGACTGGGGGCTGAATCGAAGGCAGACACAACCACAAGCAATAACAAG CCCACCGGTGTGTTCAGTCGTCTGGacagaaggggggaggaggagaagcctgGCAAAATGTCTGGAAACATGGATGTAGAAGACGAGGACGACAGTGACGGAGAAGGATCGGTCCTCCAGTACGCCGGTGTCCTCAAGAGACCACCTCCCTCCCAAAAGAAGGAGCCAGCTGCAAAACCAGCCCCGACAACACTGCGCCGCCTCGGAGGCAAATTCAAACTACCTCCTTCTGACACTCCCACATCATCTTCCTCTAATGGCCTCCCCCCTGCCAAGATTAGTGTGCTTCAGAGACTGGGTAAGCTCCCCGCCACACACCAGGGCAAGGCTGTGTCGCTaacacctgcagccacacaggaCAACAGGGTGACCACCAGCACCAGGGCCAGAGCCCAGGAGAGACTGACCATAGCCAGCCCCAAGGTCACCAGCAGCACTGgggctggagcagcagcagcattagcagcagcagcaggaggaggaggaggaggaggagagcctgTGGGGGCCCAGATGGACGTGAGGgctatcagtgtttttaagagACTGGGCAACAAGAAAACCTAA
- the c2h19orf47 gene encoding uncharacterized protein C19orf47 homolog isoform X1 encodes MASVTTATSEWIQFFKDAGIPAGLAVTYAVSFVDNRISKNMLMDLSKDIMMDLGITVIGDIIAILKHAKQVYRQDMCKMATEAISSGQTSVQAELRRTANTPATRMIANALSHDSPPATPARRPDNRLSVTVSNMQANKSGKAVVSQPADEGNGLPGVKRRRVTAEMEGKYIINMPKGTTPRTRRILAQQAKKGFKRTSVFERLGAESKADTTTSNNKPTGVFSRLDRRGEEEKPGKMSGNMDVEDEDDSDGEGSVLQYAGVLKRPPPSQKKEPAAKPAPTTLRRLGGKFKLPPSDTPTSSSSNGLPPAKISVLQRLGKLPATHQGKAVSLTPAATQDNRVTTSTRARAQERLTIASPKVTSSTGAGAAAALAAAAGGGGGGGEPVGAQMDVRAISVFKRLGNKKT; translated from the exons CCACCTCAGAGTGGATTCAGTTTTTTAAGGATGCTGGGATCCCAGCCGGCCTCGCAGTCACTTATGCAGTCTCCTTCGTTGACAACAG GATCAGCAAAAACATGCTGATGGATCTCAGTAAAGACATCATGATGGACCTCGGCATCACAGTCATAGGCGACATCATTGCCATTCTTAAACATGCCAAGCAGGTCTACAGGCAG GACATGTGCAAAATGGCCACAGAGGCCATCTCCTCAGGACAGACCAGTGTTCAAGCTGAGCTCAGAAGAACTGCCAATACTC cTGCCACTCGTATGATTGCCAACGCTTTGAGCCATGACTCCCCGCCGGCCACTCCAGCCCGTCGACCTGACAACCGTCTGTCCGTCACTGTGTCCAACATGCAAGCAAACAAGAGTGGCAAAGCAG TTGTAAGTCAGCCGGCAGATGAGGGGAACGGTTTGCCAGGAGTGAAGCGCCGACGTGTGACCGCTGAGATGGAAGGCAAGTACATCATCAACATGCCCAAAGGCACCACGCCTCGTACACGTCGCATCCTGGCCCAGCAGGCCAAGAAAG GTTTTAAACGCACCTCTGTGTTTGAAAGACTGGGGGCTGAATCGAAGGCAGACACAACCACAAGCAATAACAAG CCCACCGGTGTGTTCAGTCGTCTGGacagaaggggggaggaggagaagcctgGCAAAATGTCTGGAAACATGGATGTAGAAGACGAGGACGACAGTGACGGAGAAGGATCGGTCCTCCAGTACGCCGGTGTCCTCAAGAGACCACCTCCCTCCCAAAAGAAGGAGCCAGCTGCAAAACCAGCCCCGACAACACTGCGCCGCCTCGGAGGCAAATTCAAACTACCTCCTTCTGACACTCCCACATCATCTTCCTCTAATGGCCTCCCCCCTGCCAAGATTAGTGTGCTTCAGAGACTGGGTAAGCTCCCCGCCACACACCAGGGCAAGGCTGTGTCGCTaacacctgcagccacacaggaCAACAGGGTGACCACCAGCACCAGGGCCAGAGCCCAGGAGAGACTGACCATAGCCAGCCCCAAGGTCACCAGCAGCACTGgggctggagcagcagcagcattagcagcagcagcaggaggaggaggaggaggaggagagcctgTGGGGGCCCAGATGGACGTGAGGgctatcagtgtttttaagagACTGGGCAACAAGAAAACCTAA